The Ananas comosus cultivar F153 linkage group 22, ASM154086v1, whole genome shotgun sequence genome segment TATCCTCTTATCTCCAAAAAttatccaaacattatttttcttatcctgcTTATGCtccaatttttcatcaaaaaaaaattactcttaTTCCTTCTTATACCTACACTTGTAGATATTTatgaaataactagttcttacttatacccgtaCCAAATGGAGACTTAGAACTAAGATGGTTTGGGAATTGTTGGAAGTATAAACCACTGAGCTGAATGAGGTCAGTataaatacttaattattattttttcatgcagtcatactatatatatatataattaaaaatatatactattatttttaaaactattatatTTAAAGGGCAGGTTATTAAAAATCTAATGCGTGTCCTTAATTAATTATCgaaatatagaataaaaatcGGTTCTTAATTATAAAATCAGGTCTGTTCACTAGTTTACTAGATGAACCACTAATCTGAACAGATCAAAGTGGATTTTAAGTCGGTTCGATTTTATGAATTAAACTGAATCAATTTGAGCACTGGATCACAGTTTGACCGGTTCGATCGCCCCGGATCGATCCGaatttttaaacattaattGCAATTTACTATTAGAGGCATACAACAATTTTAATTCACACCACttcatataatataaatatataaccctagcataatTCTCATTTCCTATTAATTTCCTAGTTATGTACATCATCATCCTTACTCACTCCAAAAATTTCTTGATGGATCGCCCTCTCGAGCCATTCCTCGGCCCCCTCCATCATCTCCGGGCTGAGCCGCACCATCAGGACGCAGAACTCGGTCTCGTCGAGCGCGCCGTCGCCGTCGAGGTCCCCCTCCCTCaccatcgccgccgcctcctccgccgtcaTCCCCGCCACCCCGAGAACCGCAGCCGCGTTCCGCCGCAGGCTCTCGGCCGTGATCATCCCCCGCGCGGGGTCCGCCAGCGCCCGGAAACCCCCGCAGAGCTCCGCCACGAAGTCGTCCGCCGAGAGCCTCGCCGCCATCGCCGGGAGCAGGTCCTCGTACTCGGCCGCCATCAGAACTGGCCGTGCTTCCGCCTTTTAAGGTTTagaatttaagatttaatttgTGTGTGTGCGCGTACGTTTTGCATGCATTATATAGTGACCGAGGTATATGTTGTTTTGGTGCCCACGTGGCGACTTTTGATAGGGTGGTGGGTGAAGGACACACGTAATAATAAGATGCATGATATGGTATCATATGATGGTGATATTGTTAGAACGGACGGTGGACTGTCCCTATCTTACCGGTTTCTAGGAAGGTGTGAAGGTGCTGATTAAGTGGATGACGTGGCAAATACCGTTTTCCTCGAAGCTTCGTGTTGCCCAATTTTGTCGATTTTTCGCTAAAACAGATTGATCAGTCGAATAATTCACACCGCATCTAAACCGTTCGTCGCACATAGTTTCATCACAAAGCctctcaataaaattttaggataaatttcaaatatcatttctatgattttatactttcttattttagtaccgtATAATTTAAActgtattaatttattacttcataattttattttatttttttcgtcaaCTTTTCcattaatatacaaaaaaactttaaatactatatctaggtttattaaatattcactttaatatcttttagttttaactttttaattgatttgacgAGAAAAATTAGTGGataggataataaaaagagaaaaataaaaccacagggaactaatttgatacactttaaactatagagtattaaaataaaaaagtgcgaaatcatagaaatggtatttgaaattttttcaaatttttattaagaCAGTTTGATAAGTTAtgcatctaaatttttaaagatacTTGAATTTCAACAGCATATTCAAGGACAGATTTATATGGAAGTTTAATAAGGTTAGATGGGGAGCTTTCTTATTCACCTGAGAGAAAGTATTGTTGGAGTACTATTTGAAAGAAGAATATGAGTAACGCATGCTATTCTAATGAATAAATTTTGCAACACCTTATAAAAAGTTTGCAAACCTGGCTGTGTTTAattagagaaaaagaataaattacaaAGAAGTaagtataatttataataatttgaagattaaaattcaatcattaAATTGTATAGTTTGTAAAGTATTACAAGATTTGTTTgtaagcaaaatatttttttaaaatattatattaaggCCTTGTTGGaagttgtttttgtttttttttatttcttaaagtACAGTTGCTGTATAAAATAGTGTAGGagaaaatagtaaattatttacaatttttatGTCCAAAATATTTGtttgaaactaaaaaaaaacatatgaaagtgttttctttttttttagttcttgaattttttttaagtaccaATTTTCATGGAATGGGTACGGTTTCCCGTCTTAACTCAAGACCTTCAATCTCATCTCATCAAAATCATGATACAAAAGAATAACAGGTGCAATTTCACATTGAAAAGCTTTGAGCCTTCTATACATTTCTAGCTACAAATATAGATGTGAAACGCAACAAAAGAttcgaaagagaaaaaaaagggggggaatcTCCCAACAAATTTGTCGTCGTT includes the following:
- the LOC109727391 gene encoding calcium-binding protein KIC-like, whose translation is MAAEYEDLLPAMAARLSADDFVAELCGGFRALADPARGMITAESLRRNAAAVLGVAGMTAEEAAAMVREGDLDGDGALDETEFCVLMVRLSPEMMEGAEEWLERAIHQEIFGVSKDDDVHN